gtttattttcattcatgatAATAAACCCAGTTCTGATTCTGATAGTCTGATCAAGCCGGCTGGCTAACATATAGGCAGCAGGTCACATACAAGATAACtcctcaagaaaacaaaactgattttgttatctttggactGACTCAGCGCAGTTGTTTGGTCCTATTATAAGGCTTTTATACTGGCTGTTGGCGCTAGCTTTAGGCTTAACATACTTAATTGACAGTTGTATCAATCTACTCATCTAATTCTccaacaagaagaaaatatgcacatttccaaaatgtcaaactattcttgAATATCTCTATAAGTTAAATGAGCACAATCACAACTGTCACTGAAaccaaatattaaattatagctgtgatcacaaaaaaaacacaaattatatcATGCAGTGTTACATATAGTGCTGCAGCCTACACTGTTCTGCACAGACTCTCTTTATATCAGTGCAATATGAGAAAACACAATGACCATGATAGTGTTTTTTagagacacatttaaaagaacaaacactgaTATGAGTTCAATTGATCAAAGTTCAGTATACttactgtgtctttgtgtgaacCACCATTACACCACCAAAGGCCACTATTACAAAGAGGATCAACAAGCTGAGACGGATGATGAAAATCTTCAGGTGAATGGAAACACTGTGATATAAATTACAAGCACAGAATGCAAATCATAAAAAATCTTGAAACATTACAATGATATaatctaaaatgtatttctcatCCTAAACCATATCTGTCAATTAAACATACTCCATTACAAATCTTCAACTGATTCATTTGCCCCTAAATTATGCATCGCTCTCTGAATACtgtatgtgaatataaaatctACTGACCTGTGCTTCTCTTCATATGCAGACACAGCAGTGTGATTCACAGGTTCAGAAGTGGTTATATGAAACAATACAGTAAATACCAGAATCACATCACAATAATGATCACTGACATAATATTGTAATTATTCTCACTTACTAGTACTTAGTAGTGTGGTACTTACTCGTGCTGGGTCTCTCTTTAACATCACATGCACTGGCATCTGTAGGTCTCCTTTGGTACATAAATACCAGCGCTGCTCTCTGTCCTCAGTCCACTCAGTGTCACAGTGAAATCATGGACATTTGCATTGATGGTCACTCTTGTTCCATTTAGTGATCCAGACTGCTCCTTCACACAGGACCATCCGAACCTGCACCACTGAATCTTTCCGAAGATATTATACTTAAAATGGATGGTAACATCATCTCCATTAAATCCTGTAATCTCCTGATGAtccacagagagttgaggtgaaccttgaagaagaacaaaaagcaaagcaagaCTCCccatcagtgtttttctccacattgttgaaatgtgtcaaaGGAACTGAAATGTAGTTGCTTTAAGGGTTCGTACCTctggtgactgacagctgaaaacGCTTTGCGTCGTGTGGTCCATCATTCCTCTCCACAGCACACCAGTAATGTGTGTCATCAACAGACTGATTATTAAAAGTCAGAGTGAAGATTCTTTGGTGTTTGTCATCAGAGATTGAAAACTTTCCTGAACTGTTTCGTTGATTTGTTTTAACTTCAGTGGCGCAGTTGTCGAATTTATCTCCTCTACACAAGTATTTGACATGGTGTGTGTACTGTGACTCATAGAGACATGGGACAGAGATGGAGCTCCAGCCTTCATGACACTTTACTGACTGTTTGTATTTGCAGTCAATTCCTGCAACAGAAGCATGAAACCATGTTACTGCAATATCGCTGATATCAGGTCATTACTCAACCAACTCACATGTAAAGAATTGTGATTATAGTCGCATCATCTTCTGACATAACCAGCGCACACACATAAGGaaacaaatgataaaatgaccgCTGTGACTGACCTGTGACTCcagtgaagaggagaagaacaCTGAGATGAAGAGCCATGTTGATGAGCAGAGTGAGACTGAACGATGAGGACCAACTGACTGTGAGAATGAgtttctacttcctgttttttaaaCAAGCATTTCTTAACAGCGGTGGTTAACACCTCTCCtccttttgctgtttttttatagaAGCCTCCACAGAGTCACATTATAATATCAGAGCACTAAGGGTAAACATGTTTCCTTGTTTGCAGACTAATGACCATTTATGGACATAGAGTAGTTGTGTTACTGTCATGAGATCATAgagacgagccagagaggacagcttcatCAGAATAGTATTGATAAATCTTCCTTGACCAGCTTCAGTCAGCCTTTCAACATAAGCACATTGGACTCCTGTGCAcgttctctccactgactgaactgaccactGATGAATACAATTCTCCACAACATAGGGGAGTGTCAGTTCCAACCATTGTTATCAGCGGCCcacatgttgtgtttactgCCACTGAGAGAAATAAATCTTTACATCTGTCACTTATCAGGCGTGCATGCTAACACATCTAGAAGCTACATGTAAGAGGAACAACCACAGTGCTACATAAGCCAGTGTTCTTTTGACCCAACTGACTGTCAGCATACATGTCAATAACAGACCTCAGTTCTTgcacatttattcattgttaGAACAATATGAACTGATTAGTAATTAGTAATGAATATTTGTATTATGTGTGCAGCTCAAAATAGTAACTTATGACACTAATGATCATTTCAACACTGGAAGAACACTGAGATGAAGAGCCATGTTGATGAGCAGAGTGAGACTGAACGATGAGGAACTGACTGTGAGAATGAGTTTCTACTTCCTTATTTTAATAATAAGCATTCGTTAACACCTCTCCTGCTGTAGGATAGTTGCATTACAACTTTCAGAATATAGTTTACAGTAGACTGTGTGCATGGTGAAGTAGATGTGTTTAACATGACTGTAGCAACAGT
The nucleotide sequence above comes from Larimichthys crocea isolate SSNF chromosome XVI, L_crocea_2.0, whole genome shotgun sequence. Encoded proteins:
- the LOC109141284 gene encoding uncharacterized protein LOC109141284; protein product: MALHLSVLLLFTGVTGIDCKYKQSVKCHEGWSSISVPCLYESQYTHHVKYLCRGDKFDNCATEVKTNQRNSSGKFSISDDKHQRIFTLTFNNQSVDDTHYWCAVERNDGPHDAKRFQLSVTRGSPQLSVDHQEITGFNGDDVTIHFKYNIFGKIQWCRFGWSCVKEQSGSLNGTRVTINANVHDFTVTLSGLRTESSAGIYVPKETYRCQCM